A window from Alphaproteobacteria bacterium encodes these proteins:
- a CDS encoding diguanylate cyclase — translation MAQPADRASDPHRRFEGRPLDRAWIPDRVLLVTDNEAVDRAVRKLLGADADEVEPGPGLSLDICGSAQDAIRFLTSNGFSAMDIVLIDGDADGGTLAQEFVALKAGNSLPPIVVLSASADNDLDLTAIRMGAADVVCLGRATAEGLYRAMGHARQLADMKGALESMTLSDPGTGLASRALFLDFLTRTEARAARTGELFAVLFVAFDGPAILRAKAAGRLDAVMAEVGGEITGMLRASDLVARFDSDKLAVLIDSMKRLDSIQIVAEKISALPRNMVLLPGDRSARGFSLHVGVALYPTHGEGGEQMLGHAAEAMYRAWEAQRPEAAFY, via the coding sequence ATGGCACAGCCAGCGGACCGTGCATCGGACCCACACCGACGATTTGAGGGCCGTCCGCTCGACCGCGCCTGGATTCCCGACCGCGTCCTTCTGGTTACCGATAACGAGGCCGTCGATCGCGCGGTGCGCAAGCTCCTGGGGGCCGACGCCGACGAGGTCGAGCCCGGTCCCGGCCTCTCCCTCGATATTTGCGGATCGGCACAGGACGCGATCCGGTTTCTGACCAGTAACGGATTCTCGGCAATGGACATTGTCCTGATCGACGGCGATGCCGACGGCGGCACGCTGGCGCAGGAATTCGTCGCCCTCAAGGCCGGCAACTCCCTGCCGCCGATCGTGGTGCTGTCGGCCAGCGCCGATAATGATCTCGACCTGACCGCGATCCGCATGGGCGCGGCCGACGTGGTCTGTCTGGGCCGCGCCACCGCGGAAGGGCTTTACCGCGCCATGGGGCACGCGCGCCAATTAGCGGATATGAAGGGCGCTCTCGAATCCATGACGCTCTCGGACCCCGGTACAGGCCTTGCGAGCCGGGCGCTCTTTCTTGATTTCCTCACCCGGACAGAGGCGCGGGCCGCCAGGACCGGCGAACTCTTCGCGGTCCTCTTCGTAGCCTTCGACGGCCCGGCCATTCTTCGGGCCAAGGCCGCCGGTCGTCTCGATGCCGTCATGGCGGAGGTGGGTGGCGAGATCACAGGAATGCTGCGGGCAAGCGATCTGGTGGCCCGGTTCGACAGCGACAAGCTGGCGGTCCTGATCGACAGTATGAAACGTCTCGATTCGATCCAGATCGTGGCCGAAAAAATCTCCGCCCTGCCGCGCAACATGGTGCTGCTGCCGGGTGACCGGTCGGCACGGGGATTTTCACTTCATGTCGGGGTGGCCCTCTATCCGACCCATGGTGAGGGGGGCGAGCAGATGCTGGGCCACGCGGCCGAGGCCATGTACCGGGCCTGGGAGGCGCAAAGGCCGGAAGCGGCTTTCTACTGA
- a CDS encoding DUF4167 domain-containing protein — MRQGSHSRRPRTRGNGRRQGGGGRPNGTFDSNGPAGRVRGNAQQVFEKYQGLARDAASSGDSIMAENLLQHAEHYFRVMLASGAATQGRDQTRETGREGGDPDHRAPARSNGNSTNAGNGADSDEDVAELDDETAKDDEGAEAAEAAGEADEEAKRRPRTTRSTGRKGASGKTTAGTSGRGRRRSQSPAQLVADSEAQNSE; from the coding sequence ATGAGACAGGGATCTCACTCGAGACGACCGCGCACGCGCGGGAATGGACGCCGCCAGGGTGGTGGCGGCCGGCCAAACGGAACCTTCGACAGCAACGGCCCAGCCGGGCGCGTGCGCGGCAACGCGCAGCAGGTGTTCGAAAAGTACCAGGGCCTGGCGCGCGACGCCGCGTCGTCGGGCGATTCGATCATGGCCGAGAACCTGCTCCAGCACGCGGAGCACTATTTCCGGGTGATGCTGGCCAGTGGCGCCGCCACCCAGGGCCGGGACCAGACCCGGGAAACGGGACGTGAGGGCGGTGATCCGGATCACCGGGCCCCGGCCAGGAGCAACGGCAATTCCACGAATGCCGGCAATGGTGCTGACAGCGACGAAGACGTGGCTGAGCTCGACGATGAGACGGCCAAAGACGACGAAGGGGCGGAGGCGGCCGAGGCTGCCGGGGAGGCTGACGAGGAGGCGAAACGTCGGCCCCGCACGACCCGCTCTACCGGCCGCAAGGGGGCGTCGGGCAAGACGACCGCAGGCACATCGGGGCGAGGACGCCGCCGGTCCCAGTCGCCGGCCCAACTGGTCGCCGATTCAGAGGCGCAGAATTCCGAATAG
- the prmC gene encoding peptide chain release factor N(5)-glutamine methyltransferase — translation MTAVADGTAGSLLNEAARDLGGAGIVQARLEARLLLCAALSIDPADLVRDPARPVDPRETARFRDWVARRRTRQPLAQILGKREFWSLTLEVTGDTLDPRPDSETLIEAAVDLFPDRHAVSRILDFGAGSGCLLLAALVEFPAATGMGIDAAAGAVTVAQRNAARLGLAARASFLHLPWEDFPGHADGVPADLVLANPPYIPTGDIDALAPEVARYEPRLALDGGADGLDAYRCLLPVVRDVVADAGRAIVEIGAGQSEAVTALAMAAGLRHVRGARDLGGHERALVFARC, via the coding sequence GTGACGGCGGTGGCCGATGGGACGGCGGGCAGCCTCCTGAATGAGGCAGCTCGTGACCTGGGTGGCGCTGGAATCGTGCAGGCCCGCCTGGAAGCGCGGCTCCTGCTATGTGCGGCCCTGTCAATCGATCCGGCCGATCTGGTGCGTGATCCCGCCCGGCCGGTCGATCCTCGCGAAACCGCGCGGTTTCGCGACTGGGTCGCCAGGCGCCGGACGCGTCAGCCGCTCGCACAGATACTGGGAAAGCGGGAGTTCTGGTCGCTCACCCTCGAGGTGACCGGCGACACGCTCGACCCCAGACCCGATAGTGAGACCCTGATCGAGGCGGCCGTGGATCTCTTTCCCGACCGGCACGCGGTTTCGCGGATTCTGGATTTCGGCGCTGGCTCGGGCTGTCTGCTGCTGGCGGCGCTCGTCGAATTTCCTGCCGCCACGGGCATGGGGATCGATGCCGCCGCAGGGGCCGTGACGGTGGCGCAGCGAAATGCGGCCCGCCTGGGGCTGGCCGCGCGCGCCAGTTTCCTTCATCTGCCTTGGGAGGATTTTCCCGGCCACGCGGATGGTGTCCCGGCCGATCTGGTTCTGGCCAACCCCCCGTATATCCCGACCGGTGATATCGACGCCCTCGCGCCCGAAGTGGCGCGGTATGAGCCTCGCCTGGCACTCGATGGCGGGGCCGACGGGCTGGACGCCTATCGGTGCCTGTTGCCGGTGGTGCGCGATGTCGTCGCTGACGCTGGCCGCGCCATTGTGGAGATCGGAGCAGGGCAGTCCGAAGCCGTGACGGCACTGGCCATGGCGGCGGGGCTTCGTCATGTTCGAGGGGCCCGCGATCTTGGGGGACACGAGCGTGCGCTGGTTTTCGCGCGGTGCTGA
- the prfA gene encoding peptide chain release factor 1, with product MSLDSKLDGIITRHEELGRKLSGEAKLAAQDFARLSKEYAELSEVVGCINELRAVEREISDLQTLIDESGDDSEMRKLAEGELYTLQHRRTPVENRLKLLLIPKDEADAKNAILEVRAGTGGEEAALFAASLFRMYQRYADRLGWKMEIMEINEADMGGYKEAIASISGRNVFARLKFESGVHRVQRVPSTESSGRIHTSAATVAVLPEAEEVDVEINENDLRIDVFRSSGPGGQSVNTTDSAVRITHLPTGIVVSQQDEKSQHKNRAKAMKILRARLYEAERERVAGERAQARRSQVGTGDRSERIRTYNFPQGRVTDHRINFTTHQLEDVLQGGTGLDEIIDSLTAEDQAVRLSQIAEDAA from the coding sequence GTGAGTTTGGATTCAAAACTGGATGGCATCATTACCCGGCACGAGGAACTCGGCCGGAAGCTGTCTGGCGAGGCGAAGCTGGCGGCACAGGACTTTGCCCGGCTCTCCAAGGAATATGCCGAACTTTCCGAAGTGGTCGGATGCATCAACGAATTGCGGGCAGTCGAGCGGGAAATCTCGGACCTTCAGACCCTGATTGACGAATCGGGTGACGATTCGGAAATGCGCAAGCTGGCCGAAGGCGAGCTCTATACTCTCCAGCATCGCCGCACACCGGTGGAAAACCGGCTGAAGCTGCTTCTCATCCCCAAGGATGAGGCCGATGCCAAGAACGCCATTCTCGAGGTGCGCGCCGGCACGGGCGGAGAGGAGGCGGCACTCTTCGCGGCCAGTCTTTTCCGCATGTATCAGCGTTACGCCGACAGGCTCGGCTGGAAAATGGAGATCATGGAGATCAACGAGGCGGATATGGGCGGCTACAAGGAAGCCATCGCGTCCATTTCCGGGCGTAACGTGTTCGCCCGTCTCAAGTTCGAATCCGGCGTGCACAGGGTTCAACGCGTCCCGTCGACGGAAAGCAGCGGGCGTATCCATACCTCGGCCGCGACCGTGGCCGTTCTGCCCGAAGCGGAAGAGGTCGATGTGGAGATCAACGAGAATGACCTTCGGATCGATGTATTCCGGTCCAGCGGGCCGGGCGGTCAATCGGTTAATACGACCGACAGTGCCGTGCGCATTACCCATTTGCCCACGGGGATCGTCGTGTCCCAGCAGGATGAAAAGTCACAGCACAAGAACCGCGCCAAGGCGATGAAGATCCTGCGTGCCCGGCTTTATGAGGCCGAACGGGAGCGCGTGGCTGGCGAGCGCGCGCAAGCGCGCCGCAGTCAGGTGGGAACCGGCGACCGGTCGGAGCGGATTCGGACATATAATTTTCCGCAAGGACGTGTCACCGATCACCGTATCAATTTCACGACCCATCAGCTTGAAGATGTGCTTCAGGGGGGGACGGGGCTGGACGAAATCATCGATTCGCTGACGGCGGAGGACCAGGCGGTCCGGCTGTCGCAGATCGCTGAGGATGCGGCGTGA
- the hemA gene encoding glutamyl-tRNA reductase: MTGGHDVPGLVVVGLNHRSAPLSLREALFVEEGAEGPVLTACRAAGFAEALVLATCDRVEIWAMGAAAVDGRAGGSGAPDEPERGERLLDLLVAPSGLSVGRVIAHAYVKEGAAALDHIFSVCASLDSQVIGEPQVLGQIKAAHRAARGAGTVGGELETILGQAYGAAKRVRRETAIAEGPVSLASAALQVARHVHGDLSRRGGLVLGLGDMGGILAETLQAGGLGRLAVTAPQNLRAERLAHRLGCHVAPFERLEDALVASDIVITALGRRETVIDGALMERVLTRRRQRPVFLVDVAIPGDVSAEVDRLEPAFRYTLDDLERTAMENRAGRLEAARAARAILDGALERVHAQRLMQQAAPAVRVLRQHFENMRELVLREDEDLSAAEATRRLVNRLLHDPQEVLRESAAASPPGANTEAAQQPALERAARRLFRLPDIGTPGDVAMTRRGRAPDGKD; this comes from the coding sequence ATGACAGGGGGCCATGACGTCCCGGGTCTGGTGGTTGTCGGGCTCAATCATCGTTCGGCCCCACTCAGCCTGCGCGAGGCCCTGTTCGTCGAGGAAGGGGCCGAGGGGCCGGTGCTGACGGCTTGCCGCGCAGCCGGATTTGCCGAAGCCCTGGTTCTGGCAACCTGCGATCGGGTCGAGATCTGGGCCATGGGAGCGGCGGCGGTGGACGGGCGCGCGGGTGGCAGCGGCGCGCCGGATGAACCGGAGAGGGGCGAGCGCCTGCTCGACCTGCTGGTCGCGCCCTCGGGTCTGTCGGTGGGCCGCGTCATCGCCCATGCCTACGTGAAGGAGGGCGCGGCGGCGCTCGATCATATTTTTTCCGTCTGTGCCTCGCTCGACAGCCAGGTCATCGGCGAGCCGCAGGTGCTGGGACAGATCAAGGCGGCGCACCGGGCGGCCCGGGGAGCGGGGACGGTCGGGGGCGAATTGGAGACCATCCTTGGCCAGGCTTACGGCGCGGCCAAACGGGTGCGGCGCGAGACGGCGATCGCCGAAGGGCCGGTTTCGCTCGCCTCGGCCGCGCTTCAGGTCGCGCGTCATGTGCACGGCGATCTGTCCCGGCGCGGCGGCCTCGTCCTTGGCCTCGGCGATATGGGCGGAATCCTGGCCGAGACCCTGCAGGCGGGCGGCCTCGGCCGGCTTGCGGTCACGGCGCCGCAGAATTTGCGGGCCGAGCGCCTCGCGCACCGGCTGGGCTGCCATGTGGCGCCATTCGAGCGACTGGAAGACGCGCTCGTCGCGTCCGATATCGTGATCACGGCGCTGGGTCGGCGCGAGACAGTCATTGACGGCGCGCTGATGGAGCGCGTGCTGACCCGGCGACGTCAGCGGCCGGTGTTCCTCGTGGACGTTGCCATACCGGGCGATGTGAGTGCGGAGGTGGATAGGCTGGAGCCGGCTTTCCGCTACACGCTCGACGATCTGGAGCGGACCGCGATGGAGAATCGCGCCGGCCGGCTGGAGGCGGCGCGGGCGGCGCGGGCCATACTGGACGGCGCGCTGGAGCGCGTCCACGCCCAGCGCCTGATGCAGCAGGCGGCCCCGGCCGTCCGGGTGCTGCGCCAGCATTTCGAGAATATGCGCGAACTCGTCCTCCGCGAGGATGAGGACCTGTCCGCGGCCGAAGCGACCCGCCGGCTTGTCAATCGGCTTCTCCATGACCCGCAGGAAGTGCTAAGGGAGAGCGCGGCCGCTTCGCCTCCCGGAGCGAATACCGAAGCCGCCCAGCAGCCCGCGCTCGAGCGCGCGGCACGCCGGCTGTTCCGGCTGCCCGATATCGGCACACCGGGTGATGTGGCCATGACGCGCCGGGGCCGCGCCCCCGACGGGAAAGACTGA
- the hisS gene encoding histidine--tRNA ligase, translating into MSDLQPVRGTRDILGAEARRHRHIEAIARDVARRYGFDEISTPIFEFTEVFARTLGETSDVVTKEMYTFTDRGGDSITLRPEGTAGVARALISGGLAQHLPLKFFYAGPMFRYERPQKGRLRQFHQVGVESLGLATPLVDAETIAVGHAMLRALGVADAITLELNTLGDSASRDAYRDALVDYLRPFESELSADSRTRLSRNPLRILDSKDTGDQEIIAGAPDYGDYLNPASREFFAGVTSVLEELDIPYALNPRLVRGLDYYCHTAFEFTTDRLGSQGTVLAGGRYDGLVRSMGGPHAPGIGWAAGIERLAMLLGEAAAEKGPVVVVPLGDGLQTRGLALTNHLRDHGYRAEMGFSGNLKKRLARANRMNAAVALILGEDEAAQNAVTVRDLDTGEQKLVALSGIESALARYR; encoded by the coding sequence CTGTCCGATCTCCAGCCTGTCCGAGGCACCCGCGATATACTGGGTGCGGAAGCCCGACGCCACCGGCATATCGAAGCTATCGCCCGCGATGTCGCCCGGCGCTACGGGTTTGACGAGATCTCGACGCCGATTTTCGAGTTCACGGAAGTCTTTGCCCGCACGCTCGGGGAGACGTCGGATGTGGTCACCAAGGAGATGTACACCTTCACCGATCGGGGCGGCGACAGCATCACGTTACGGCCGGAAGGTACGGCCGGCGTGGCGCGTGCGCTTATCTCGGGTGGGCTGGCGCAGCATTTGCCGCTCAAGTTCTTTTACGCCGGGCCGATGTTCCGCTACGAGCGACCGCAAAAAGGCCGCCTAAGACAGTTTCATCAGGTCGGAGTCGAAAGCCTCGGTCTGGCGACGCCGCTGGTTGATGCGGAGACGATCGCCGTGGGCCACGCCATGCTCCGCGCACTCGGCGTCGCCGACGCCATCACGCTCGAACTCAACACACTCGGAGACAGCGCCAGCCGGGACGCCTACCGCGACGCGCTGGTCGACTATCTGCGGCCGTTCGAGTCCGAGCTATCGGCAGACAGCCGGACCCGATTGTCGCGCAACCCGCTGCGCATTCTCGACAGCAAGGACACCGGCGATCAGGAAATCATCGCCGGCGCACCCGATTACGGCGATTACCTTAATCCGGCTTCGCGGGAATTTTTTGCCGGAGTCACGAGCGTGCTGGAGGAGCTGGATATTCCGTATGCCTTGAATCCGCGACTGGTGCGCGGGCTCGATTATTACTGCCACACGGCCTTCGAGTTCACGACGGACCGCCTTGGCTCACAGGGCACGGTACTGGCGGGCGGGCGCTATGACGGGCTGGTCCGGTCCATGGGCGGGCCTCATGCGCCGGGAATCGGCTGGGCTGCCGGGATCGAGCGGCTTGCCATGCTGCTGGGCGAAGCGGCGGCGGAAAAGGGGCCGGTTGTCGTCGTCCCCCTTGGGGACGGATTGCAGACCCGCGGGCTGGCGCTCACTAATCATTTACGGGATCATGGCTACCGTGCGGAAATGGGCTTCAGCGGGAATCTCAAGAAGCGCCTCGCCCGGGCCAACCGGATGAACGCAGCGGTCGCACTGATCCTGGGCGAGGACGAGGCGGCGCAGAACGCGGTCACGGTGCGCGACCTGGACACCGGCGAGCAGAAGCTCGTGGCGCTGTCCGGGATCGAGAGTGCGCTGGCGCGCTACAGGTAA
- the ispG gene encoding flavodoxin-dependent (E)-4-hydroxy-3-methylbut-2-enyl-diphosphate synthase, giving the protein MTAPVLNPETLSPRRKSVPVRIGHVTVGGGAPIVVQSMTNTDTADASGTAAQVAALARAGSELVRITVDREAAAQAVPRIRDELDRMGVDVPLVGDFHYIGHQLLTKYPACAEALAKYRINPGNVGFKAKRDKQFATMIETALEYDRPVRIGVNWGSLDQELLTELMDQNAKSSKPLPSQQVMHEALVQSALRSAARAREIGLGADKIVLSCKVSAVQDLIAVYGELARRCDYALHLGLTEAGMGSKGIVASTAAMAVLLQQGIGDTIRVSLTPEPGGDRTREVIVAQEILQTMGLRSFVPLVTACPGCGRTTSTVFQELADKIQAYVRARMPEWRETYEGVENLNLAVMGCIVNGPGESKHADIGISLPGTGEEPTAPVFIDGKKAATLRGPRIAEEFRDLIDDYVARRYERRTPPA; this is encoded by the coding sequence ATGACCGCACCCGTCCTCAACCCGGAGACGCTGTCGCCACGCCGGAAAAGCGTGCCGGTCAGGATCGGTCATGTCACGGTCGGCGGCGGCGCGCCCATCGTGGTCCAGTCCATGACCAATACCGATACGGCCGATGCGTCGGGGACGGCCGCGCAGGTTGCTGCGCTGGCGCGGGCCGGCTCGGAACTGGTGCGGATCACGGTGGACCGCGAGGCCGCCGCCCAGGCAGTGCCGCGGATCCGAGACGAGCTCGACAGGATGGGTGTCGACGTGCCGCTGGTGGGCGATTTTCACTATATCGGCCATCAGCTCCTGACCAAGTATCCGGCCTGCGCCGAAGCGCTCGCAAAATACCGCATCAATCCCGGCAATGTGGGCTTCAAGGCCAAGCGGGACAAGCAGTTCGCCACCATGATCGAGACCGCCCTCGAATACGACCGACCGGTCCGCATCGGCGTCAATTGGGGCAGCCTGGATCAGGAATTGCTGACCGAACTGATGGACCAGAACGCGAAATCGTCGAAGCCGCTTCCCTCCCAGCAGGTCATGCACGAAGCCCTCGTACAATCGGCGCTCCGGAGCGCCGCGCGGGCCCGGGAGATCGGTCTCGGCGCGGACAAGATCGTTCTCTCCTGCAAGGTATCCGCCGTGCAGGACCTCATCGCCGTTTACGGCGAACTGGCCCGGCGCTGCGACTATGCCCTGCATCTCGGCCTGACCGAGGCAGGCATGGGCTCGAAGGGCATCGTCGCCTCCACCGCGGCGATGGCGGTTCTCCTGCAACAGGGTATCGGTGACACGATCCGGGTGTCACTGACGCCCGAACCCGGTGGTGACCGGACCCGGGAAGTGATCGTGGCGCAGGAAATCCTTCAGACCATGGGGCTGCGCTCCTTCGTACCGCTGGTGACAGCCTGCCCCGGTTGCGGGCGGACGACCAGCACCGTGTTTCAGGAGCTGGCCGACAAGATCCAGGCTTACGTACGCGCGCGCATGCCCGAGTGGCGCGAAACCTACGAGGGGGTCGAAAACCTCAATCTGGCAGTCATGGGCTGCATCGTGAACGGCCCTGGCGAAAGCAAACACGCCGATATCGGGATCAGCCTGCCCGGCACCGGCGAGGAGCCCACGGCACCGGTTTTCATCGACGGGAAAAAGGCGGCGACGTTGCGCGGTCCGCGCATCGCCGAGGAATTTCGCGACCTGATCGACGATTACGTCGCCCGTCGCTACGAGAGAAGAACGCCGCCCGCCTGA
- a CDS encoding DUF4115 domain-containing protein, which produces MNTAHRKRKRSSLKLGVPDPGATSPSGTGQPGGQPPSQAPVQPPVGVQLREARAARGEELSEVAGVLRIREAHLRAIEESDYAALPGPTYASGFIRAYANHLGLDAAMLLDRFRQEAADSTRTELNFPVPAVEGRIPGGALILVSVAFAVAVYLGWYVFFAGQQAGDEGIDPPPAEILADAGMSVDDLPDESTLAPAANVAGPEAVAETAEAAASAGPDTGPAAATEAVPGTSPGTPSEVGSVPAADLAADSVAPVSEAPEAPEALGAPDAAAVAEAGNPAESAAGAEASPPGPPVAAEAPAAPVRPALPPAAAGSRITIRAVGDSWVQVRDRNANVLLTRVLYEGDVYRVPDQPGLTLMTGNAGALEIRVDGQVVPALGASGSVRRDVPLDPDRLKTGTAAAD; this is translated from the coding sequence GTGAACACGGCACATCGCAAACGTAAACGCTCAAGCCTCAAGCTCGGGGTGCCCGATCCCGGGGCCACGAGCCCGTCCGGGACTGGCCAGCCCGGCGGCCAACCACCAAGCCAAGCTCCGGTCCAACCTCCGGTCGGTGTCCAGCTGCGCGAGGCACGGGCGGCGCGCGGCGAGGAGCTCAGCGAGGTCGCCGGCGTCCTGCGCATTCGCGAGGCACATCTGCGCGCCATCGAGGAGAGCGATTACGCCGCCCTGCCGGGCCCGACCTATGCGAGCGGATTTATCCGGGCCTACGCCAATCATTTGGGGCTCGATGCGGCCATGCTGCTCGACCGGTTCCGTCAGGAAGCGGCTGACAGCACCCGCACGGAGCTGAATTTTCCCGTCCCCGCCGTGGAGGGCCGAATTCCTGGCGGCGCGCTGATCCTCGTATCCGTCGCCTTTGCTGTCGCAGTCTATCTCGGGTGGTACGTGTTTTTCGCGGGCCAGCAGGCCGGCGACGAAGGCATTGATCCGCCGCCGGCCGAAATCCTCGCCGATGCGGGGATGAGCGTCGACGATCTTCCCGATGAAAGCACACTCGCGCCGGCGGCCAACGTGGCCGGACCCGAAGCCGTCGCCGAAACCGCGGAAGCAGCCGCAAGCGCAGGTCCGGATACCGGACCGGCGGCGGCCACCGAAGCAGTGCCCGGCACGTCGCCTGGAACGCCATCGGAAGTCGGCTCCGTACCGGCCGCTGATCTGGCGGCAGACAGCGTGGCGCCTGTGTCCGAGGCCCCTGAGGCGCCCGAGGCCCTCGGGGCGCCCGATGCTGCAGCGGTGGCCGAGGCCGGTAATCCGGCCGAATCGGCGGCCGGCGCCGAGGCCTCGCCGCCGGGTCCTCCCGTCGCGGCCGAGGCGCCAGCGGCACCGGTTCGCCCGGCGCTGCCCCCGGCGGCGGCCGGCTCGCGGATCACTATCCGCGCGGTTGGCGATTCGTGGGTGCAGGTCAGGGACCGCAACGCCAACGTGCTGCTGACGCGCGTACTCTACGAAGGCGATGTCTATCGGGTCCCGGACCAGCCGGGCCTGACGCTGATGACGGGCAACGCCGGGGCGCTGGAAATTCGGGTGGATGGTCAGGTCGTGCCGGCGCTCGGAGCGTCCGGCAGCGTGCGTCGCGACGTGCCCCTTGACCCGGACCGGCTCAAGACCGGGACCGCGGCCGCGGATTAG